From a single Falco naumanni isolate bFalNau1 chromosome 17, bFalNau1.pat, whole genome shotgun sequence genomic region:
- the ETV7 gene encoding transcription factor ETV7 → MQGNMAVSSSRPIAAALLPSPSQASHTPTSEGEIFRLPGRLRIQPSLWSKDDVIHWLRWAEKEYSLRQTDESKFEMNGKALCILTKDDFRHRAPSSGDVLYEILQYIKTQRRALVRSPLLNSAFREARSTEEGPARSAEAGAGFSCLDRAEQPVSRRHAEPLNLSCHSSEGRCMADTICSSTTLSSPVDGKIADCRLLWDYMYQLLSDSRYEPYIKWADKEAKVFRVVNPNGLAQLWGNHKNRMNMTYEKMSRALRHYYKLNIIKKEPGQKLLFRFLKTPGEIIHEKSSKLEQLESEDQEDLQEDALELSP, encoded by the exons GGTAACATGGCAGTCAGTTCTTCCAGACCCATTGCTGCAGCTTTGTTACCATCCCCATCCCAGGCCAGCCACACACCCACCAGCGAGGGGGAGATCTTCAGGCTTCCAGGCAGGCTGA GAATCCAGCCCTCACTGTGGAGCAAGGACGACGTGATCCACTGGCTAAGATGGGCTGAGAAGGAGTATTCCCTTCGGCAAACTGATGAAAGCAAGTTTGAAATGAACGGCAAAGCCCTGTGCATCCTCACCAAGGATGACTTCAGACACCGAGCTCCGAGCTCAG GTGATGTGTTGTATGAAATACTCCAGTACATTAAGACTCAAAGAAGAGCTCTGGTGCGCAGCCCTTTGCTGAACTCAGCCTTCAGGGAGGCCAGGAGCACAGAGGAAG GGCCAGCCCGGAGCGCTGAGGCAGGTGCTGGTTTCTCCTGCCTGGATCGTGCGGAACAGCCTGTGTCCCGCAGACACGCGGAGCCGCTGAACCTCTCCTGTCACAGCTCGGAGGGCAGGTGCATGGCAGACACCATCTGCTCTTCTACAACCCTGTCGTCCCCAGTGGATGGGAAAATTGCAG ACTGCAGGTTGCTGTGGGATTACATGTACCAGCTCCTCTCCGACAGCCGCTACGAGCCTTACATCAAGTGGGCAGACAAGGAAGCCAAGGTGTTCAGGGTTGTTAACCCTAACGGACTTGCCCAGCTCTGGGGGAACCACAAG aACCGGATGAATATGACATATGAGAAAATGTCACGAGCGCTGAGACATTACTACAAACTCAACATCATCAAAAAGGAGCCAGGGCAGAAGCTGTTGTTCAG GTTTTTGAAGACTCCTGGGGAGATCATCCACGAGAAATCCAGCAaactggagcagctggagagcGAGGACCAGGAAGACTTGCAAGAAGATGCACTGGAGCTTTCGCCATAG
- the LOC121098676 gene encoding uncharacterized protein LOC121098676, with product MQALAGEKPWQDMGRQPSGKILSLDRQGAKKVLEIYVKRSLSCCENSLMAKKKFQERAGGRGRKAGGLQRSKSDFSKYSCAKHGPRKDQEEQPKAPDLDEALDENSKAPGEVPKEELEPKRKSTKNSSQGKTQRTWFKSFLNVIFKKSPEDQKESAGQKAKQKDAKAPHSSKTEGAKRSGGDWSTSPPLGRALKKRPSLKKVFSFKKHVEEERGEAAAGARAKRPSCLPLRHIQAPATAAEVEQPDGYYAQVSEEIGLIVQGSESQGSRVRGCEEPPRLASTDGVDEAIRRIVALLQSAGDELDRQVKEDARLRMFFRDMSYSSFKNLADAYVRKEMTASRPDINPQEIQFAFTVHLTAKVAGICNQAVNRIMGFGTRYLEDSFAPLSYSKILQNREKFSTDNCESPD from the exons ATGCAGGCTCTGGCGGGGGAGAAGCCTTGGCAGGACATGGGGAGGCAGCCGTCGGGCAAGATCCTCTCTCTGGACAGGCAAGGGGCCAAGAAAGTGCTGGAGATCTACGTCAAGCGCTCGCTGAGCTGCTGCGAAAACTCACTGATGgccaaaaaaaagtttcaggaGAGAGCTGGAGGGCGGGGGAGGAAGGCAGGTGGGCTGCAACGGTCGAAAAGTGACTTCTCCAAGTATTCGTGTGCCAAACATGGTCCCAGGAAGGACCAGGAGGAGCAACCCAAAGCACCAGACCTGGATGAGGCTCTGGATGAGAACAGCAAAGCTCCTGGGGAGGTCCCTAAAGAGGAGTTGGAGCCCAagaggaaaagcacaaaaaactCTTCCCAGGGCAAAACCCAACGCACCTGGTTCAAAAGTTTCTTAAACGTAATCTTCAAGAAGAGCCCTGAAGACCAGAAGGAAAGTGCaggacaaaaagcaaagcagaaagatgcCAAAGCTCCTCACAGCTCCAAAACAGAAGGGGCTAAAAGATCCGGAGGGGACTGGAGCACGTCCCCGCCGCTGGGCAGAGCCCTGAAGAAGAGACCCAGCCTCAAGAAGGTTTTCTCCTTCAAGAAGCACGTGGAGGAGGAGCGGGGAGAGGCAGCGGCGGGGGCGAGGGCCAAGCGCcccagctgccttcccctgcGGCACATCCAGGCGCCGGCCACCGCAG CAGAGGTGGAGCAGCCCGATGGTTACTATGCACAAGTCTCGGAAGAGATCGGGCTGATCGTGCAGGGCAGCGAGAGCCAAGGGAGCAGAGTACGCGGCTGCGAGGAGCCCCCCCGGCTGGCCAGCACCGATGGGGTCG ATGAAGCCATCAGGAGAATCGTCGCCCTACTCCAGAGTGCAGGAGATGAGCTGGACAGGCAG GTGAAGGAAGACGCACGGCTACGGATGTTCTTCAGAGACATGTCCTACAGCTCCTTCAAGAACCTGGCCGATGCCTACGTCCGTAAGGAAATGACAGCCAGCAGACCCGACATCAACCCCCAGGAGATCCAGTTTGCCTTCACGGTGCACCTCACCGCCAAGGTAGCCGGCATCTGCAACCAGGCGGTGAACAGGATCATGGGCTTCGGCACCCGCTACCTGGAAGATTCATTCGCACCCTTGTCCTACAGCAAAATTCTCCAG aacagagaaaaattcAGCACAGACAACTGCGAGAGCCCGGACTGA